The proteins below come from a single Chelmon rostratus isolate fCheRos1 chromosome 12, fCheRos1.pri, whole genome shotgun sequence genomic window:
- the LOC121615528 gene encoding uncharacterized protein LOC121615528 produces the protein MDVPVEGLNVRYKEEDGTVFFESYIPPSRDAVHLPTYVLYLLMAILILLGVLYAIIGHLIKDLIHDIADWLFGEQPEEVVVNYCEAKDKFMADWCPETSPELEAMARAEENKIVDRDFMKSPAIWIISAEPQASRKGPRVVFGKRT, from the exons ATGGATGTGCCGGTGGAGGGCTTAAATGTTCGCTACAAGGAAGAAGACGGGACAGTGTTCTTTGAGAGCTATATTCCTCCCTCTCGGGATGCTGTCCACCTGCCAACCTATGTCCTCTACCTGCTCATGGCCATCCTCATCCTGCTGGGTGTTCTCTATGCCATCATCGGCCACCTCATTAAAGACCTCATCCATGATATTGCAG aCTGGCTCTTTGGGGAGCAGCctgaggaggtggtggtgaaCTACTGTGAGGCCAAGGATAAGTTCATGGCAGACTGGTGCCCAGAAACCTCCCCTGAACTGGAGGCGATGGCCAGGGCTGAAGAGAACAAGATTGTTGACAGGGACTTCATGAAATCTCCCGCCATCTGGATCATCTCTGCAGAACCTCAGGCGAGCAGGAAAGGGCCCCGTGTGGTCTTTGGGAAGAGGACTTAA
- the zgc:85843 gene encoding transmembrane 6 superfamily member 2 — MRPPVEVCVFLVSLLAPGVLYTMNNIPALQEPLPILGMGMVVLGFVLLLLLLAVRNKTNVDPLFYVFAEFSFTCMVGLTNALEQDGFVSGFMGFYIKMGEPHLSTAYAVMMSYWEGVVHFILFLTIIHRMFGGKCYRSLALLWAGSSIAHQIVLIPGVVIGKYGSNIRPAFWRNIPFFLLPFWAASLLFSRPRQMPIITADKISVEQKKSLLARPVDLLLSLLLLAAMAFSVFRGFVVLDCPLDTCFTYIYQYEPYLKDPVGFPRVMILVYLFYALPLLTLFIYGLKTPGCSWMLDWTIFFAGAVAQTQWCHIGASLHSRTPFTYRVPADKWWPVISLNVLLAAAPILLALRCHANPAYFMKPVPKGQTNNKKKKN; from the exons ATGAGGCCTCCGGTGGAAGTCTGCGTGTTTCTCGTCTCTCTCTTGGCTCCTGGAGTTTTGTACACCATGAACAACATCCCTGCGCTTCAGGA ACCTCTTCCTATCCTGGGAATGGGAATGGTCGTCCTGggatttgttctcctcctcctcctccttgctgTGCGAAACAAGACGAACGTGGACCCCTTATTCTATG TATTTGCAGAGTTTTCCTTCACCTGCATGGTGGGCCTGACTAATGCCTTAGAGCAGGACGGCTTCGTCTCTGGTTTCATGGGCTTCTATATTAAGATG GGTGAGCCTCATCTGAGTACCGCCTATGCCGTGATGATGTCTTACTGGGAAGGCGTCGTTCACTTCATCCTCTTTCTCACTATCATCCACCGCATGTTCGGAGG GAAGTGCTATCGTAGCCTGGCGCTGCTGTGGGCGGGCTCCTCAATCGCCCATCAGATAGTCCTCATCCCAGGGGTGGTCATTG gtaaATATGGGTCTAACATTCGGCCAGCCTTTTGGAGGAACATCCCCTTCTTTCTGTTGCCGTTCTGGGCGGCCAGCCTGCTCTTCAGCAGACCCAGACAGATGCCAATCATCACAGCAGACAAG AtttcagtggagcagaagaagagtcTGCTGGCTCGCCCTGTTGACCTGCTTCTGTCACTCCTGCTGCTCGCAGCGATGGCCTTCTCCGTGTTCAGAGGCTTT GTGGtgctggactgtcctctggacacctGTTTCACCTACATCTACCAGTACGAGCCCTACCTCAAAGACCCGGTTGGCTTTCCCAGGGTTATG ATACTGGTGTATTTGTTCTATGCTCTGCCCCTGCTGACTCTCTTCATCTATGGTCTGAAAACACCTGGATGCAGCTGGATGTTGGACTGGACCATCTTCTTTGCAGGGGCCGTGGCTCAG ACTCAGTGGTGCCATATCGGAGCATCTCTGCACTCCCGCACTCCCTTCACGTACCGAGTCCCAGCAGACAAGTGGTGGCCTGTTATCAGCCTCAATGTGCTGCTCGCCGCTGCGCCGATTCTGCTGGCCCTGCGCTGCCACGCCAACCCTGCTTATTTTATGAAACCTGTTCCCAAGGGACAGaccaacaacaagaaaaagaaaaactag